GGTTGCCACGCGCGCGTGTTCAGCCGCCAGCTGCAGCACCCTCTGGCGTTCGGGTTCAACTTCACCGGCATAGTGGTGCAGGTACCAGGCAATCACACGTAGATTTTTCTGAGACGCTGCCATGCTGCAGCACAGGTCGAGCGCGAGCAAGCTGTCGGCGCCGCCTGAGATTGCCACGACGATATTGCTGTGTCCCTGAGCGGCGCGGGTTAGCACTGCGAGGCCTTGCTCGAGTGGCATCGGCACCTCAGGCGTTGTTCTTGGAGAATTTTGCGCCGAGTTTGAAGCGCGCGAGTACGTCTTTGATATCTTGCGTCAGTATCGAACGCAGCGCCGCTTCGGCGTCGTTGATGACTTCGATGATTTTCATATTCTCTTCGAGGGTGAAGTCAGAGAGCATGAAGGCTTTGATTTCGTTTTCTTTGGGGTTCGGAAATTCTTTGCCGCGAATTTTGACCGGGCCAACGCCCATGCGAATGCGGACAAACTTGTCAGACTTAAGGCCGCGCGCGATCGACTCGACGCCGATGTTCGGTATTTCTGGCGGGCCCTGCGCAACGACAACTTCGCCGTATTTCAGCGTGATGTCGTCATGCACGACGATGATATTGGCAACCTGCACCCGCAGAAACGAAGCGATGTAGAGCACGGCTTCGCCTGAGAGATCCATGAAGGTCTGTGGCTTCAAGAGCACGATGTCATGGCCTTCGAAGTCGCCCTGGCCGAGCAGCGACTTTTTTTTCTTCGTTTTAATCTGAATGCCGGTGTTGTTCGCGAGAACATCGACAACTTTAAAGCCGATGTTCTTGCGATTATTCATGTATCGGTCGCCGGGGTTGCCGAGACCAATTACAAGTTTTAGATTCGAGAGCGCCATTCAGTCAGCGGATGCGATACCCTGTTTATTTCTTTGC
The sequence above is a segment of the Turneriella parva DSM 21527 genome. Coding sequences within it:
- the pth gene encoding aminoacyl-tRNA hydrolase gives rise to the protein MALSNLKLVIGLGNPGDRYMNNRKNIGFKVVDVLANNTGIQIKTKKKKSLLGQGDFEGHDIVLLKPQTFMDLSGEAVLYIASFLRVQVANIIVVHDDITLKYGEVVVAQGPPEIPNIGVESIARGLKSDKFVRIRMGVGPVKIRGKEFPNPKENEIKAFMLSDFTLEENMKIIEVINDAEAALRSILTQDIKDVLARFKLGAKFSKNNA